A region of Mesorhizobium sp. AR02 DNA encodes the following proteins:
- a CDS encoding ISAs1 family transposase, whose protein sequence is MPAGQRPPLPCRPSSPGKPSNWLPVRCADRSSTPTRGRGIADKLIGSCQAGQEGFLRGFLVAEEVRVRLVLSILQEVRDPRDINARHNLAELLFVALAATLCGAKSCVDIAEFVEGREDELKAIVELKHGCPSHDTFSRVFRLLDPQALSDALSAFMVALRRELGLGSPRGVVAIDGKALRRGYEKGRAFMPPLMVNAWDAETRLAIAATRALASDEVGATLALLKSLDLKGCTVTADALHCRPDTAEALIAQKAHYALGLKANRGRLFAAAEKSFAVAGEIASFETRDTAHGRTEVRRASVLPLAKLKDLPVFPGLKAIGRIEALRTTDGKTAASVRYVALSKVLTPKHLAETVRAHWTIENQLHWSLDVVFREDDARTRKDNAPQNLAVIRRLAQNILAAHPLDKPIASKMRRANWSKDFFYDLFTHMR, encoded by the coding sequence ATGCCGGCGGGACAGCGCCCCCCTCTGCCCTGCCGGCCTTCGTCGCCCGGAAAGCCAAGCAATTGGCTTCCCGTCCGCTGCGCGGACCGCTCCTCAACCCCCACGAGGGGCAGGGGAATCGCAGATAAGTTGATTGGCTCTTGCCAAGCAGGACAAGAGGGATTCTTGAGAGGCTTTCTCGTTGCAGAGGAGGTCCGAGTGCGGCTGGTTTTGTCGATCCTGCAAGAAGTTCGCGATCCGCGCGACATCAACGCGCGGCATAATCTTGCTGAACTTCTGTTTGTGGCACTTGCAGCGACGCTGTGTGGGGCCAAAAGCTGTGTGGACATTGCTGAATTCGTGGAGGGCCGGGAAGACGAACTGAAAGCGATCGTCGAGCTGAAGCATGGGTGTCCGAGCCACGACACCTTCAGCCGGGTGTTTCGGCTTCTTGATCCGCAGGCGCTGTCGGATGCACTGAGCGCCTTCATGGTGGCATTGCGGCGTGAGCTTGGACTTGGCTCGCCGCGTGGCGTGGTGGCCATCGACGGCAAGGCGCTCAGGCGCGGTTATGAGAAGGGCCGTGCCTTCATGCCACCGCTGATGGTCAATGCCTGGGATGCCGAGACCAGGCTGGCGATTGCAGCAACGCGGGCGCTGGCCTCCGACGAGGTTGGGGCGACGCTGGCGTTGCTGAAGAGCTTGGACCTCAAGGGCTGCACGGTCACCGCCGACGCCCTGCATTGCCGCCCCGACACGGCCGAGGCGCTGATTGCGCAGAAGGCGCATTATGCCCTTGGGCTGAAGGCCAACCGGGGCCGTCTGTTTGCCGCAGCTGAGAAAAGCTTCGCCGTGGCGGGCGAGATCGCCAGTTTCGAAACGCGCGATACGGCTCATGGTCGCACGGAAGTGCGACGAGCCAGCGTGCTGCCGCTTGCCAAACTCAAGGACCTGCCCGTGTTCCCCGGCCTCAAGGCCATCGGCCGTATCGAGGCTCTGCGCACCACCGACGGCAAGACGGCTGCCTCGGTCCGATACGTCGCGCTTTCCAAGGTGCTGACGCCCAAGCATCTGGCTGAGACGGTTCGCGCCCACTGGACGATCGAGAACCAGTTGCACTGGAGCCTTGATGTCGTCTTCCGCGAAGACGACGCTCGCACCCGAAAGGATAACGCTCCACAAAACCTGGCTGTCATCCGAAGGCTCGCTCAAAACATCTTGGCTGCCCATCCACTCGACAAGCCAATCGCCAGCAAGATGCGCAGGGCAAACTGGAGCAAAGACTTCTTCTATGACCTCTTTACTCATATGCGATAG
- a CDS encoding IS4 family transposase: protein MLLDRMVARQDICLRRLGEGRRAQEVGFHRLLANDKVTIERLIQGWSEQTVSAAAERHVLAIQDTSEITFATTPERRRGLVHAMVAIDAVSGGCLGLVAGSVYTRKGRVETPHAKRSLKDKESRRWIDTALQARSVLAKAATVTIVADRESDIYAEWATLPGGNVHLLTRVMHDRAVAGGGTLSSVTAALPFVAARRLELLATHKRAARSTQVSLRFSKVEVCRPDNPGARDLPKTVTLNLVEVVELGPPAAAEPVHWRLLTTHEISDVAAAWQIVDWYRRRWTIEQLFRLMKTHGLRLEDSQLASAEVLVKLAAIATKAAAVILQLVQAREGIGGEHAANAFSTSDIAVLDSLDASYQGRTALQNNPHPRHSLAWAAWIIARLGGWNGYPSSKPPGPITFRHGLEYFRAIAKGWELRDVCIP, encoded by the coding sequence ATGCTGCTCGACCGCATGGTTGCGCGCCAAGATATCTGCCTGCGCCGGCTTGGCGAGGGCCGGCGGGCGCAGGAGGTCGGGTTCCATCGCCTGCTGGCCAATGACAAGGTGACGATCGAGCGGTTGATCCAAGGCTGGAGCGAACAGACGGTGTCTGCAGCCGCCGAGCGGCATGTGCTGGCGATCCAGGACACCAGCGAGATCACCTTTGCCACCACGCCCGAGCGGCGACGCGGCCTGGTGCATGCGATGGTGGCCATCGATGCGGTGAGCGGCGGTTGTCTGGGGCTGGTGGCCGGCAGCGTCTACACGCGCAAGGGCCGGGTCGAGACACCGCACGCCAAGCGCTCGCTCAAGGACAAGGAATCGCGCCGCTGGATCGACACGGCCCTTCAGGCCAGAAGCGTGCTGGCCAAAGCCGCCACTGTTACGATCGTGGCCGACCGCGAGAGCGACATCTATGCCGAATGGGCGACACTGCCCGGCGGCAATGTCCACCTTTTGACGCGTGTGATGCACGATCGTGCCGTAGCGGGCGGCGGTACTTTGTCGAGCGTGACGGCAGCGCTGCCGTTCGTGGCCGCGCGCAGGCTTGAGTTGTTGGCCACGCACAAGCGGGCGGCACGCAGCACCCAGGTGAGCCTGCGCTTCAGCAAGGTCGAGGTGTGCCGTCCCGACAATCCCGGCGCCAGGGATTTGCCGAAGACCGTGACGCTGAACCTTGTCGAAGTCGTCGAACTTGGTCCTCCAGCCGCGGCCGAGCCAGTGCACTGGCGTCTGCTCACCACCCATGAGATCAGCGACGTCGCCGCCGCCTGGCAGATCGTCGACTGGTACAGGCGGCGCTGGACCATCGAGCAGTTGTTCCGTCTGATGAAGACGCATGGCCTGCGCCTCGAGGACAGCCAACTCGCCAGCGCCGAGGTGTTGGTCAAGCTCGCCGCCATCGCCACCAAGGCTGCGGCGGTTATCCTGCAACTCGTCCAGGCCCGCGAAGGCATTGGTGGCGAACACGCCGCCAATGCCTTCAGCACTTCCGACATCGCCGTGCTCGACAGCCTCGATGCCAGCTATCAAGGTCGCACTGCCTTGCAAAACAACCCGCACCCAAGGCACAGTCTCGCATGGGCCGCCTGGATCATTGCCCGCCTTGGCGGCTGGAATGGCTATCCCTCCTCCAAACCACCTGGTCCCATCACCTTCCGACACGGCCTCGAATACTTCCGTGCCATCGCAAAAGGCTGGGAACTCAGAGATGTGTGCATTCCGTAG
- a CDS encoding retron Ec67 family RNA-directed DNA polymerase/endonuclease has protein sequence MNIVSLKLEQYRKATSLIDIANILALEPAHISFALYKLDKPGFAAKYTEFNVAKKAGGVRTIKAPHKALKAVQKRLAQDLLMIEEQLETTRVKKSDCILAHGFKKKLSIMTNGENHRHRRYVFNIDLKDFFPTINFGRVRGFFMKHEAFELHKSVATLLAQIACHNNQLPQGSPCSPVISNLIASVLDIRLNELAHRYNCTYTRYADDITFSTSERNFPTVIGRRDVESINLWEAGPRLLKAIQRAGFELNPTKTRMQHSYSRQEVTGVVVNQKVNIAADYYAEVAAMCHHLFMDGECFTKISGVKQPFPIKKLRGRLAYIYQVRGKGPKIAQNGEDGEAKGAQRFWASFNLFERFLNYADLYAVDRPLILCEGVTDNIYIKSAIQALATAYPTLTNPAGDLKVKLFKYTKTSTAVQQLGGGSGELLKLITKYHLRTKKFKAGGKHPLVVIVDFDEGSKTIFKEVEKKTGKKIGTQPWFHWDKNLYIVPIPKVGGVDTPIERLFPQALLDEPFDGKTFDITNSEKDGSKFFGKKVFATKVVAANKGTINFNGFDPLLAAVVEVIEHHKTKMGLPPRAAVGPVAAAAP, from the coding sequence ATGAACATCGTATCGCTGAAGCTTGAGCAATACCGAAAGGCAACCAGCCTAATTGATATCGCTAATATTCTGGCGTTGGAGCCGGCGCATATCTCTTTCGCGCTGTACAAGCTCGACAAGCCCGGCTTTGCGGCGAAATATACCGAGTTCAATGTCGCCAAGAAGGCTGGTGGGGTACGCACTATTAAGGCGCCCCACAAAGCCCTGAAGGCAGTCCAGAAACGGCTGGCTCAAGATCTATTGATGATAGAGGAACAGCTCGAAACGACGCGGGTCAAAAAATCCGACTGCATCCTCGCGCACGGCTTCAAGAAAAAGCTTTCCATCATGACCAATGGTGAGAACCATCGCCATCGCCGGTACGTCTTCAATATCGATCTGAAGGACTTCTTCCCAACGATTAATTTTGGCCGAGTACGCGGCTTCTTCATGAAGCATGAGGCTTTCGAATTGCATAAATCTGTCGCAACCCTCCTCGCGCAGATTGCTTGCCACAACAACCAACTGCCTCAGGGTAGTCCCTGCTCGCCGGTAATCTCCAATCTCATTGCAAGCGTTCTCGATATCAGGCTCAACGAATTGGCCCATCGATACAATTGCACTTACACGCGGTACGCCGACGACATCACGTTCTCGACCAGCGAACGGAATTTCCCCACCGTGATAGGTCGGCGCGATGTCGAGAGCATCAACCTGTGGGAGGCAGGACCGAGGCTGCTGAAGGCCATTCAGCGTGCGGGATTCGAACTGAACCCGACTAAGACACGTATGCAGCACAGCTATTCCCGACAGGAAGTGACCGGGGTAGTCGTCAACCAGAAGGTGAATATCGCTGCGGACTACTACGCCGAAGTCGCCGCCATGTGTCATCACCTCTTCATGGATGGCGAGTGCTTTACCAAGATATCAGGCGTGAAGCAGCCTTTTCCCATCAAGAAGCTGCGGGGGCGGCTGGCCTACATCTATCAAGTCCGCGGTAAGGGCCCAAAAATCGCACAAAATGGCGAGGACGGCGAGGCGAAAGGTGCCCAGAGATTTTGGGCCAGCTTCAATCTGTTCGAGCGTTTCCTGAACTACGCCGATCTGTACGCGGTCGACCGTCCTCTCATCCTGTGCGAGGGCGTTACGGACAATATCTACATCAAGTCAGCGATTCAGGCTCTCGCCACTGCTTATCCTACCCTCACCAACCCGGCCGGGGATCTTAAGGTCAAGCTATTCAAGTACACCAAAACCTCGACGGCGGTGCAGCAGTTGGGCGGAGGTAGCGGGGAACTCCTCAAGCTCATCACGAAATACCATCTGCGCACGAAGAAATTTAAAGCGGGCGGCAAGCATCCCCTTGTCGTAATCGTGGATTTCGACGAAGGGTCGAAAACCATCTTCAAGGAGGTCGAGAAAAAGACCGGCAAGAAGATTGGCACCCAGCCGTGGTTTCACTGGGACAAAAATCTCTACATCGTCCCGATTCCGAAAGTAGGCGGGGTCGATACGCCGATTGAACGCCTATTCCCCCAAGCACTTCTCGACGAGCCTTTCGACGGAAAGACCTTCGATATAACAAACTCCGAAAAGGATGGGTCTAAGTTCTTTGGGAAGAAGGTTTTTGCAACAAAAGTTGTCGCTGCCAACAAAGGTACGATCAACTTCAATGGTTTCGACCCTCTCCTGGCCGCCGTTGTTGAAGTGATTGAACATCACAAGACGAAAATGGGATTGCCCCCCAGAGCAGCCGTTGGGCCAGTGGCTGCTGCTGCCCCTTAG
- a CDS encoding IS630 family transposase (programmed frameshift) yields the protein MAKPYSMDLRERALARLEEGETSREVAAALKVAVSSVIKWAARKRRLGSAAPGKMGGHRPYLIDGEHRAFVLSEVERDANITLHQLTAALAERGLIIHPASVGRFLHREGKSFKKTILPAEQLKPKLMRRRAQWMRYQTRIDPTRLVFLDETWVKTNMAPLRGWGVRGKRLMAHAPYGHWKTMTFIAALRHDRVEAPWVIDGPINAQAFRAYVETELIKTLKPGDIVILDNLGSHKGQAVRDIVRAAGARLFFLPPYSPDLNPIEKLFAKLKHCMRRAAKRSIQAVHNAIANTLDDVTPNECNNYIESAGYKST from the exons ATGGCGAAGCCTTATTCGATGGATCTGCGAGAGCGGGCACTGGCTCGCCTTGAGGAAGGCGAGACGAGTCGCGAGGTGGCTGCGGCGCTGAAGGTGGCAGTGTCGAGCGTGATCAAGTGGGCGGCGCGCAAGCGTCGGTTGGGCAGTGCGGCCCCTGGCAAGATGGGCGGTCATCGGCCCTATCTGATCGATGGGGAGCACCGTGCTTTCGTCCTGAGCGAGGTCGAGCGAGATGCCAACATAACGCTTCATCAATTGACGGCGGCATTGGCGGAACGGGGTCTCATCATCCACCCTGCGAGCGTCGGTCGCTTCCTGCATCGTGAGGGCAAGAGTTTT AAAAAAACCATTCTGCCGGCCGAGCAGCTCAAGCCAAAGCTGATGCGCCGGCGGGCGCAATGGATGCGCTACCAGACCCGCATTGACCCTACTCGCCTGGTCTTCCTGGATGAAACATGGGTCAAGACCAACATGGCGCCATTGCGCGGCTGGGGTGTGCGCGGCAAGCGGCTGATGGCCCACGCGCCATATGGTCATTGGAAGACGATGACCTTCATCGCCGCGCTGCGGCATGATCGGGTGGAGGCGCCTTGGGTCATTGACGGACCCATCAATGCGCAGGCCTTCCGCGCCTATGTCGAAACCGAACTCATCAAAACACTGAAGCCGGGTGACATCGTCATTCTCGACAATCTCGGTTCTCACAAGGGCCAAGCCGTCCGCGATATCGTCAGGGCCGCTGGCGCAAGGCTCTTCTTCCTGCCGCCCTATAGCCCAGACCTCAATCCAATCGAGAAGCTGTTCGCCAAGCTCAAGCACTGCATGCGGCGTGCCGCCAAACGAAGCATCCAGGCCGTACACAACGCCATCGCCAACACCCTTGACGACGTTACCCCAAACGAATGTAACAACTACATCGAAAGCGCAGGCTATAAGTCAACCTAA
- a CDS encoding nucleoside hydrolase produces MEKIILDCDPGHDDAIAILLAAGNPKIDLLGITTVSGNHNVENTTRNALSVCTAYGIKVPVAKGSPGPLIIDQVLAVEIHGDTGLDGPVLPPASFELDKRHAVDFIIDTVMAHEPKTITLVPVGPYTNIALAMRKEPCIVERVKRVVAMGGSFTRGNITPAAEFNVYADPEAADVVFRANWDVTMVGLDLTHQALATPELQDRVRAVGGPMAKFILDIWEFIATTHGGLLQIEYPAIHDACCVAAMIDGSVFTTEKADIRVEIAGRWTKGMTVCNFAEMGGMHHFGGTASEQTDFRHTVAMKLDHRKFCDLIVDALERLTRQKG; encoded by the coding sequence ATGGAAAAGATCATCCTGGACTGCGACCCAGGACACGACGACGCGATCGCCATCCTGCTGGCGGCAGGCAACCCGAAGATCGACCTCCTCGGCATCACCACGGTTTCGGGCAACCACAATGTCGAGAACACCACGCGCAATGCGCTTTCCGTATGCACTGCCTATGGCATCAAGGTGCCAGTGGCGAAGGGCTCTCCCGGCCCGCTCATCATCGATCAGGTGCTGGCCGTCGAGATCCACGGCGATACCGGGCTCGACGGCCCCGTGCTGCCGCCCGCCTCGTTCGAGCTCGACAAGCGGCATGCCGTCGATTTCATCATCGACACCGTCATGGCGCATGAGCCGAAGACGATCACGCTGGTTCCGGTCGGTCCCTACACCAACATCGCCCTCGCCATGCGCAAGGAGCCATGCATCGTCGAGCGGGTGAAGCGGGTCGTCGCCATGGGCGGAAGTTTTACGCGGGGCAACATCACGCCCGCGGCGGAGTTCAACGTCTATGCCGACCCGGAGGCCGCCGACGTGGTGTTCCGGGCGAATTGGGACGTCACCATGGTGGGTCTCGACCTCACCCACCAGGCGCTGGCCACCCCGGAGCTACAGGACAGGGTGCGCGCCGTCGGCGGCCCGATGGCCAAGTTCATCCTCGATATCTGGGAGTTCATAGCGACCACGCATGGCGGCCTGCTGCAGATCGAGTATCCTGCCATCCATGACGCCTGCTGCGTCGCGGCCATGATCGACGGAAGCGTCTTCACCACCGAGAAGGCCGATATCCGCGTCGAAATTGCCGGCCGCTGGACCAAGGGCATGACGGTCTGCAATTTCGCAGAGATGGGCGGCATGCACCATTTCGGCGGCACCGCGAGCGAGCAGACCGACTTCCGCCACACCGTGGCGATGAAGCTCGACCATCGCAAGTTCTGTGACCTGATCGTGGATGCGCTGGAGCGGTTGACCAGGCAGAAGGGGTGA
- a CDS encoding DUF1036 domain-containing protein codes for MDRSDRSVAMGVSMSASRRVISVLSLALPLAIYAERASAEIKICNNFSQTVYFSIGYAQPGYDSFMSRGWLILNPNGGCDQFDSALHLSVFWYYAETNSYYVRKHVRNMNTWGAVHPDKQLWVAQHSFNIIDNPGMGRPSDPGAKLVGFTKSIEASGSELNETLTIEADGINVTQSIKNDSQ; via the coding sequence TTGGATCGTTCGGACCGCTCCGTCGCGATGGGGGTTAGCATGTCTGCCTCAAGACGTGTCATTTCGGTTCTATCGCTCGCGCTTCCCTTGGCGATATACGCAGAGCGCGCTTCGGCTGAAATAAAAATATGCAATAATTTTTCGCAGACGGTTTATTTTTCTATAGGTTACGCCCAGCCGGGCTACGATTCCTTTATGTCTCGCGGATGGCTTATATTGAATCCGAACGGCGGTTGCGACCAGTTCGACAGTGCGCTTCATCTTTCTGTATTTTGGTATTATGCGGAAACAAACTCATACTACGTACGAAAACACGTAAGAAACATGAATACGTGGGGGGCCGTGCACCCGGACAAACAGTTATGGGTCGCGCAGCACTCGTTTAATATCATTGATAATCCAGGTATGGGTCGGCCATCCGATCCGGGAGCGAAACTGGTCGGCTTTACCAAGTCGATTGAAGCCAGCGGGTCCGAACTGAATGAGACGCTGACGATCGAAGCGGACGGGATCAACGTCACGCAGAGCATCAAGAACGATAGCCAATAG
- a CDS encoding acyl-CoA synthetase: MTSKEAGLPRYEDAVAAFRIEDEIARLHGDPATGINAYVECCGRHTGENRLALRAISASGELREFSFDQLADMSGRVANLLKELSVSPSDVVAGMLPRIPELVALILGTWRIGAVYQPLFTAFGPKAMEHRLDYSGAKLVVTNPANRGKLDEMETCPRVATILGPGDTLPQGDIDFRAALAAASPNCEPVMRKGDDLFMMMSTSGTTGLPKGVPVPLSALLAFGAYMRDAIGLRPDDIFWNIADPGWAYGLYYAITGPLLLGIATTFNEGAFAAKSTYDVIERLGVTSLAGSPTAFRLLLAEGPEAAARIKGRLRVVSSAGEPLNPEVIRWFDAHFAAPIHDHYGQTENGMMVNNHHGLAHTVRAGSAGFAMPGYRMVVLDDEGRELGPNQPGILAVDIANSPLRWFDGYHQEQTPAIVGGYYRTGDTVEYEPDGSVSFIGRADDVITSSGYRIGPFDVESALIEHPAVNEAAVVGVPDPQRTEIVKAFVILAPAYQGSPELAEELTQHVRKRLSAHAYPREIDFVSELPKTPSGKIQRFLLRKAEVEKRKG, translated from the coding sequence ATGACCAGCAAAGAAGCCGGCTTGCCGCGCTACGAGGATGCCGTTGCGGCCTTTCGCATCGAGGATGAGATCGCGCGGCTTCATGGCGACCCGGCAACCGGCATCAACGCCTATGTCGAATGCTGCGGCCGCCACACCGGTGAGAACCGGCTGGCGCTGCGCGCAATCTCCGCCAGTGGCGAGTTGCGCGAGTTCAGCTTCGACCAACTCGCTGATATGTCGGGCCGCGTCGCCAATCTGCTCAAGGAACTGAGCGTCAGCCCCAGCGATGTCGTGGCCGGCATGCTGCCGCGCATTCCCGAACTGGTGGCGCTGATCCTCGGCACCTGGCGCATCGGCGCGGTCTACCAGCCGCTGTTCACCGCCTTCGGACCGAAGGCGATGGAGCATCGGCTCGACTATAGCGGCGCAAAGCTGGTGGTGACCAATCCGGCCAATCGCGGCAAGCTCGACGAGATGGAGACCTGCCCGCGCGTGGCAACCATTCTCGGCCCCGGCGATACCTTGCCCCAAGGCGACATCGACTTCCGCGCCGCCCTCGCCGCCGCCTCCCCGAACTGCGAACCCGTCATGCGCAAGGGCGATGACCTGTTCATGATGATGTCGACATCAGGAACGACGGGCCTGCCCAAGGGCGTGCCGGTGCCGCTCAGCGCCCTGCTCGCCTTCGGCGCCTATATGCGCGACGCCATCGGGCTTCGCCCCGACGACATCTTCTGGAACATTGCCGATCCCGGTTGGGCCTATGGCCTCTACTACGCCATCACGGGTCCGCTGCTGCTCGGCATCGCCACCACCTTCAACGAAGGCGCCTTCGCGGCCAAAAGCACCTACGACGTCATCGAGCGGCTCGGCGTCACCAGCCTCGCCGGCTCGCCCACCGCCTTCCGCCTGCTGCTCGCCGAAGGACCTGAGGCCGCCGCCCGCATCAAGGGCCGGCTGCGCGTGGTGAGCAGCGCCGGCGAGCCGCTCAACCCGGAAGTGATCCGCTGGTTCGACGCCCACTTCGCCGCCCCCATTCACGACCATTACGGCCAGACCGAGAACGGCATGATGGTCAACAACCATCACGGCCTCGCGCATACCGTGCGGGCGGGGTCCGCCGGCTTCGCCATGCCGGGCTACCGCATGGTGGTGCTCGACGACGAAGGCCGGGAACTCGGCCCGAACCAGCCCGGCATCCTCGCCGTCGATATCGCCAACTCGCCGCTGCGCTGGTTCGACGGCTATCACCAGGAGCAGACGCCGGCGATTGTAGGCGGCTATTACCGCACCGGCGACACGGTGGAATACGAGCCGGACGGCTCGGTCTCCTTCATCGGCCGCGCCGACGATGTCATCACCTCGTCCGGTTACCGCATCGGCCCCTTCGACGTCGAAAGCGCGCTCATCGAACATCCCGCCGTCAACGAGGCGGCCGTGGTCGGCGTGCCCGACCCGCAGCGCACCGAGATCGTCAAGGCCTTCGTCATCCTGGCACCGGCCTACCAGGGCAGCCCGGAGTTGGCCGAGGAACTGACGCAGCATGTCCGCAAGCGGCTTTCTGCCCACGCCTATCCGCGCGAGATCGATTTCGTCAGCGAATTGCCGAAGACGCCGAGCGGCAAGATCCAGCGGTTCCTGCTGAGGAAGGCGGAGGTGGAGAAGCGGAAGGGGTGA
- a CDS encoding serine hydrolase: MRLDRNLCHWRIWACIAVLALWSRAASADTITPERIAVALSKLEALAQGAVADGAVPGLAIGVVHGDEVIFLKGFGHREAGKPEAVDPDTVFQIASLSKPVSATVVAALVSDGIVSWDSKIADLDPAFRLADPYPTSQLTVRDLLSHRSGLPGTAGDDLEDIGYDRAEILHRLRFVPPSSSFRAGYSYSNFGLTEGAIAAAMPTGKPWEEVAEEKLYRPLGMVSTSSRHSDFVKHTDRAALHIKVDGAWVAKIERNPDAQAPAGGVSSTARDLSQWMRLILGNGVYAGKMLIAADALDQTHVPLMTRGKNPVSGSESFYGLGWNVEFGRHGLSWGHAGAFSVGARTLVTIFPQEKLGIVIIANAFPTGVPEGLSDSFADLVFEGSVEKDWVKAWDGVYNGMFGPVVEAAKATYAAPPSPARPAAPASAYAGRYTNDFIGDAVVASAGDSLVLKVGPAGARSYSLTHFDGDLFLTFPDAETPDRPTGVSFVVGPDGKASAMTIGFLDDNHLGTLRRVGD, translated from the coding sequence GTGCGACTGGATCGGAACCTCTGCCATTGGCGAATCTGGGCCTGCATCGCCGTACTGGCGCTTTGGTCGCGTGCTGCGTCGGCCGACACCATTACGCCAGAGCGCATCGCTGTTGCCCTTTCGAAGCTCGAAGCGCTCGCCCAAGGTGCCGTCGCGGACGGTGCCGTGCCCGGTCTCGCCATCGGGGTGGTGCACGGCGATGAAGTGATCTTCCTGAAAGGTTTCGGGCATCGCGAGGCAGGCAAGCCTGAGGCCGTCGACCCGGACACGGTGTTCCAGATCGCGTCGCTTTCCAAGCCGGTCTCCGCCACTGTCGTGGCGGCGCTGGTCAGCGACGGGATCGTGTCCTGGGACTCGAAGATCGCCGACCTCGATCCGGCCTTCCGGCTGGCTGATCCCTATCCAACCAGCCAACTCACCGTCCGCGACCTGCTTTCGCACCGCAGCGGACTGCCCGGCACCGCCGGAGACGACCTCGAGGACATAGGCTATGACCGCGCCGAGATCCTGCATCGCTTGCGGTTCGTGCCGCCATCGTCGAGCTTTCGCGCCGGCTACTCCTACAGCAATTTCGGACTGACAGAGGGCGCCATCGCGGCCGCCATGCCGACAGGCAAGCCCTGGGAGGAGGTCGCCGAGGAGAAGCTCTACCGTCCGCTTGGCATGGTCTCGACCAGTTCCCGTCATTCGGACTTCGTCAAGCACACGGACCGTGCCGCGCTGCACATCAAGGTCGATGGCGCCTGGGTCGCCAAGATAGAGCGCAATCCGGATGCGCAGGCGCCTGCGGGCGGCGTCAGTTCCACCGCGCGCGATCTCTCGCAATGGATGCGCCTCATCCTCGGCAACGGGGTCTATGCCGGCAAGATGCTGATTGCCGCCGATGCGCTGGACCAGACGCATGTGCCGCTGATGACGCGGGGCAAGAACCCTGTCTCCGGCAGCGAGTCCTTCTACGGCCTCGGCTGGAATGTCGAATTCGGCCGGCATGGCCTGAGCTGGGGCCATGCCGGTGCCTTCAGCGTCGGCGCACGCACGCTGGTGACGATCTTTCCGCAGGAGAAGCTTGGCATCGTCATCATCGCCAACGCCTTCCCGACAGGTGTGCCGGAAGGGCTGTCCGACAGTTTTGCGGACCTCGTCTTCGAGGGTTCGGTCGAGAAGGACTGGGTCAAGGCATGGGACGGCGTCTACAACGGCATGTTCGGTCCGGTGGTCGAGGCGGCCAAGGCCACCTATGCCGCGCCGCCATCTCCGGCAAGGCCGGCCGCACCGGCCAGTGCCTATGCTGGCCGCTACACCAACGATTTCATCGGCGATGCTGTCGTGGCGAGCGCGGGAGACAGCCTTGTGCTCAAGGTCGGCCCGGCCGGCGCCCGGTCCTACTCACTGACACATTTCGACGGCGATCTTTTCCTGACTTTCCCCGATGCCGAGACACCGGACAGGCCAACCGGCGTGAGCTTCGTCGTCGGCCCCGACGGCAAGGCGTCGGCGATGACCATAGGCTTCCTCGACGACAACCATCTCGGCACGCTGCGGCGCGTGGGTGATTAA